From the Winogradskyella forsetii genome, the window GTTCAATATCCTTAAAAAAGAACTTAAGGGATTTAAGATAAAATAATCAGGAGAATTGAAACCTAAGTTGTTATATAACTAGGGAATATGTTATGGAAGAAGACGATTTATTAAAAAAATGGTTGAACAACAACCTCACAAATGCTGAAGAAAAAGTATTTAGTGAGCGCAACGACTATGCCTTACATCAAGACATAATTGATAAAGCGCAATATTTTAAAGCGTCTCATTTTTCTAAAGTTGATGATTTTAAAACCTTTAAAAAAGCCTACGAAAATACACCAACAGTAAACCGTTTACATTGGATAAAACCACTGCTTCGTGTTGCCAGTATTTTGATTATAGGTGTTGCTGTCTATTTTACAGTTTTCAATTCAGATAAAGTAGAAACTCAAACTTTAGCTAGTGAACAAGCTACTATAAGATTACCAGATTTATCTTCCGTGACTTTAAATGCAGATTCTAAAATTGTCTATGATAAGGACATTTGGGCTAAAAAGCGACAATTAAACCTTGAAGGCGAAGCTTATTTTAAAGTCACTAAAGGACAAACGTTCAGTGTGATTACGAACAATGGTATAGTAACCGTAGTTGGTACGGAATTCAATGTAAAATCCAGAACTAATTATTTTGAAGTCACCTGTTATGAAGGTAAGGTCAGCGTAACGTCAGATACTATAAAAAGGCAATTGACAGCTGGAGAAACGTATCGTATTTTAAACCGTACTTTTACTGAAACTCAAACAACAGCGTCTCAACCCATTTGGACCAATAATAGAAGTGCGTTCAAAGCTATTCCGCTCCAACATGTTATTGAAGAGTTAGAACGTCAGTATATCGTTGAGGTCACTTTTAAAAACGCAAATAATACCAGATTGTTTACAGGAGCATTTGTTCACAATGACCTTGAAAATGCCCTAATATCTATCACTAAACCTATGAATTTAACCTTTAAAATTAGTACACCCAACCAAGTTCTAATTTATGGCGAAACCAACTAAACGGTACATTTTAATCCTATTTTTAAGTCTTTTTTTCGTTCATGAAACGAAGGCACAGCATACCAACGAAAAATCACCACTCATTGAAATCCTAAAAACCTTAGAAACACAATTTAATATTCAATTTAATTATGCAGAAGATGTGATTTCTGAGGTAAAGATTATTCCACCACCAAAACGTTTAGATCTAAACGAGGTTTTATTTTATTTAGAAGAAAAAACAGATTTCGTTTACAGCATAACCATTGACAAAATGATTTTAGTGGTGGCTAAAAATTCAAATGAAAAACTTCAAAAATTATCTGAAGTCATGGTTTCTGGTTATATCGTAAACGGCATCAATAAGTTGAAAAATGGTGCTTTTGAGATTGATATTTCCGATTTCGATATCCTTCCAGGTTTAATAGATACAGATGTCTTGCAAGCCGTACAGGCTTTTCCAGGTATTCAAAGTAGCAACGAAACCGTGTCGAATATTAATATAAGAGGTGGTACGCATGATCAAAATTTAATACTTTGGGATGACATTAAAATGTACCAATCTGGTCATTTTTTCGGATTGATTTCCATGTTCAATCCGCAGATTACACAACGTGTCACCTTAACAAAAAATGGTTCTGGCACTGAGTTTACCGATGGTGTTTCAGGTACTATTGCCATGCAAACCGATAGTGAAGTGAATAAAAATTTTAACGGCAGTTTAGGCATTAATTTTATAGATGCCAATGGGTTTGCTGATGTGCCCATTGGCGACAAATCATCACTTCAGGTAGCCGCACGTAAATCGATTAGTGATTTCACGGAAACACCAACGTACACTAATTTTTTCGAACGTATTTCACAAGATACTGAAGTTGAAAATAATGATATGAACATTATAAATTCAGACAAAACATTCGATTTTTATGATGTCTCTTTACGTTGGCTTTATAAGATTAATGCCAATGAAAAACTACGCGTAAACTTTATCAATGTTGCCAACCAATTGGTGTTCAATGAAAATATGGTTGTTAATTCGGACGAAAATTCGAGGAAAAGCAGTTTAACTCAAAATAGTATAGCAGGAGCTGTTTCATATTCAAAAATCTGGAATAGAAAATGGCAAACCGCTTTAGAAGTCTATGAAACAGACTACCAACTAAAATCCGTAAATGCGAATATTTTAGAAGAGCAACGTTTTCTTCAAGAAAATAAAGTGTCTGAAACCAGTATCAAATTAAAAGTAGACTATAAGCTTAGTGATGTTTTAAAATGGAGAAACGGTTATCATTTTGTTGAAACCCAGATCACTAACTTAGATGATGTTGATCAGCCGATTTTTAGAAATTTAGTGTCCAAAGTTTTAAGAACGCATGGTGCTTTCTCACAGCTTTCCTACCAATCAAAAGATAGAAATACCAATTTAAATGCAGGTTTAAGGTATAATTATATGGGGAAGTTTAATAAGCATTTGTTGGAACCGAGATTAAGTGTTTCGCATCAATTCATGGAACATTTTTCTGTTGAAGTGTTAGGGGAATTTAAACACCAGAACACCTCACAAATCATAAATTTCCAAAATGATTTTTTGGGCGTGGAAAAACGACGTTGGCAATTATCAAATGACAGCGATATTCCTGTTATAAAGAGCAGGCAAATTTCAGCAGGAGTTTCGTTTAATAAAAACAGTTGGTTGGTCAGTGCAGAAGGCTACTATAAAAACGTAAAAGGCATCACAACCCAAAGTCAAGGATTTCAAAACCAATATGAATTTATTAAAACTGCTGGCAATTATGAGGTTCAAGGCATTGATTTTATTGTTCGCAAACAGTTTAATCAATTCAATTCATGGTTGAGTTACGCCTATATGAACAGCGATTATACATTTCAGTCCTTACCCGAAAACACATTTCCTAGTAATTTTGATATCACACATGCTATTGCTTTTGGCACGAATTACAGCTCAAACCACCTTAAAGTTTCGGCAGGTTTGAATTGGAATTCCGGACGTCCAAAAACTATTCCTGTGGCTGGAAATGAAATTATTGATAACACTATTAATTATGAAGCTACCAATTCTAGTCAAATAGAAGACTACTTAAGGGTCGATATTTCGGCATTATATGATTTCAAATTGAGTAAAACGACAACGGCTAATTTCGGGATCGCTATTTGGAATCTTTTGGATAAAGAGAATATTATTAATTCATTTTATAGATTTAATAATGGTGTTGTAGAAGAAATTAACCAACGCTCTTTGGGTCGAACGCCTAATTTAACGTTTAGGGTTAAATTCTGATTTAAAAGAACAGATCTTGCGCCAACCGAAACGTATTCGCATGCGCCTCAACAATGGTATTAATATCTGGTGAATAGCCGCCACCCATACTGCACATTACGGGAATTTGGTTGCTTTTGCATTGCTCTAACACAAAACGATCCCTAGCTTTACAACCTTCCACCGACAGACCAAGTTTGCCTAATTTGTCTGAAGCAATAACATCAACACCACACAGATAATAGATAAAATCGGGTTGCTGTTCTTGTATTAATTTTGGTAATGTGTCTTTTAATAATTTTAAATACGTTGCATCATCTGCGTCATTTTCTAAAGCAATATCTAAATCACTGATTTCCTTTTTAAATGGATAATTGCTTTTGCCGTGCATTGAAAACGTAAAAACCGAAGTATCATGCTTAAAAATTTCTGCTGTACCATTACCTTGATGTACATCTAAATCAACAATCAAAATTTTTTCTGCTAAGCCTTTATCCTGAAGATAGCGTGCTCCAATGGCTTGATCATTGAGCATACAGAAGGCTTCTCCACGATTAGAGTAGGCATGATGCGTTCCGCCAGCAATAT encodes:
- a CDS encoding TonB-dependent receptor plug domain-containing protein yields the protein MAKPTKRYILILFLSLFFVHETKAQHTNEKSPLIEILKTLETQFNIQFNYAEDVISEVKIIPPPKRLDLNEVLFYLEEKTDFVYSITIDKMILVVAKNSNEKLQKLSEVMVSGYIVNGINKLKNGAFEIDISDFDILPGLIDTDVLQAVQAFPGIQSSNETVSNINIRGGTHDQNLILWDDIKMYQSGHFFGLISMFNPQITQRVTLTKNGSGTEFTDGVSGTIAMQTDSEVNKNFNGSLGINFIDANGFADVPIGDKSSLQVAARKSISDFTETPTYTNFFERISQDTEVENNDMNIINSDKTFDFYDVSLRWLYKINANEKLRVNFINVANQLVFNENMVVNSDENSRKSSLTQNSIAGAVSYSKIWNRKWQTALEVYETDYQLKSVNANILEEQRFLQENKVSETSIKLKVDYKLSDVLKWRNGYHFVETQITNLDDVDQPIFRNLVSKVLRTHGAFSQLSYQSKDRNTNLNAGLRYNYMGKFNKHLLEPRLSVSHQFMEHFSVEVLGEFKHQNTSQIINFQNDFLGVEKRRWQLSNDSDIPVIKSRQISAGVSFNKNSWLVSAEGYYKNVKGITTQSQGFQNQYEFIKTAGNYEVQGIDFIVRKQFNQFNSWLSYAYMNSDYTFQSLPENTFPSNFDITHAIAFGTNYSSNHLKVSAGLNWNSGRPKTIPVAGNEIIDNTINYEATNSSQIEDYLRVDISALYDFKLSKTTTANFGIAIWNLLDKENIINSFYRFNNGVVEEINQRSLGRTPNLTFRVKF
- a CDS encoding FecR family protein, with the protein product MEEDDLLKKWLNNNLTNAEEKVFSERNDYALHQDIIDKAQYFKASHFSKVDDFKTFKKAYENTPTVNRLHWIKPLLRVASILIIGVAVYFTVFNSDKVETQTLASEQATIRLPDLSSVTLNADSKIVYDKDIWAKKRQLNLEGEAYFKVTKGQTFSVITNNGIVTVVGTEFNVKSRTNYFEVTCYEGKVSVTSDTIKRQLTAGETYRILNRTFTETQTTASQPIWTNNRSAFKAIPLQHVIEELERQYIVEVTFKNANNTRLFTGAFVHNDLENALISITKPMNLTFKISTPNQVLIYGETN
- a CDS encoding histone deacetylase family protein; this translates as MLKTAFHPIYKHPLPKGHRFPMEKYELLPQQLLHEGTCVESNFFQPEKPNDKHIVAVHTTDYYYDLINLTLDQRAARKIGFPLSEVLVAREVIIADGTMKASEFALEHGIAMNIAGGTHHAYSNRGEAFCMLNDQAIGARYLQDKGLAEKILIVDLDVHQGNGTAEIFKHDTSVFTFSMHGKSNYPFKKEISDLDIALENDADDATYLKLLKDTLPKLIQEQQPDFIYYLCGVDVIASDKLGKLGLSVEGCKARDRFVLEQCKSNQIPVMCSMGGGYSPDINTIVEAHANTFRLAQDLFF